The following are encoded in a window of Streptococcus pasteurianus genomic DNA:
- a CDS encoding YebC/PmpR family DNA-binding transcriptional regulator, giving the protein MGRKWANIVAKKTAKDGANSKVYAKFGVEIYVAAKEGEPDPESNSTLKFVLERAKQAQVPKHVIDRAIDKAKGNTDETFVEGRYEGFGPNGSMIIVDTLTSNVNRTAANLRTAFGKNGGNMGASGSVSYMFDKKGVIVFDGDDVDSVFEQLLEADVDVEDVEAEDGVVTVYTAPTDLHKGIEALRANGIEEFKVTELEMIPQSEVTLEGEDLEVFEKLVDVLEDDEDVQKVYHNVSDF; this is encoded by the coding sequence ATGGGACGTAAGTGGGCCAATATTGTTGCCAAAAAAACTGCCAAAGATGGTGCTAACTCTAAAGTTTATGCGAAATTTGGTGTCGAAATCTATGTTGCTGCTAAAGAAGGTGAACCAGATCCAGAATCAAATTCAACTTTGAAATTTGTACTTGAACGTGCAAAACAAGCGCAAGTACCAAAACACGTTATCGATCGCGCAATCGATAAAGCAAAAGGTAATACAGACGAAACTTTCGTTGAAGGTCGTTACGAAGGATTTGGACCAAATGGTTCAATGATTATCGTGGATACTTTGACAAGTAATGTGAACCGTACTGCTGCTAACTTACGTACTGCATTTGGTAAAAACGGTGGTAACATGGGAGCATCTGGTTCTGTATCTTACATGTTCGATAAAAAAGGTGTTATTGTCTTTGATGGTGATGACGTAGATAGCGTTTTTGAACAATTGCTAGAAGCTGATGTTGATGTTGAAGACGTTGAAGCAGAAGATGGTGTTGTTACTGTTTACACAGCTCCAACTGACCTTCACAAAGGTATCGAAGCTTTGCGTGCTAACGGTATTGAAGAATTCAAAGTAACTGAACTTGAAATGATTCCTCAATCAGAAGTGACACTTGAAGGTGAAGACCTTGAAGTCTTTGAAAAACTTGTTGATGTTCTTGAAGATGACGAAGATGTTCAAAAAGTTTACCATAACGTATCAGATTTCTAA
- a CDS encoding amidohydrolase → MTAELYEKLTKIRRDIHQHPEVSEREFNTTEFLKNHISNLGIRIVETGLKTGFIAEIGQGEPIIALRADIDALPIREANTFDYASKNGAMHACGHDFHQTSLLGAAELLKAKEAELKGTIRLIFQPAEEVGTGADAVIEAGGIEGVSAIIGYHNNPHLKPGQIGLRSKAIMAAVEKFKVTVTGVSGHAARPDFGIDTILTITTIVNNLQAIISRTVSPFDAAVLSVTHIDAGTTWNVLPDSGYFEGTIRSFTPENRQHLRERFTKIVKNTAEQFGAQVTIEWGKTPTVTYNDETLTPLIFEHSKQFAEVLEVAPLTGGEDFATYQEHIPGVFALIGSNGDDNAADLHHDTFTVKDEALPTAVNYYVQNALYLLDYYRSKKD, encoded by the coding sequence ATGACAGCAGAACTTTATGAAAAATTAACCAAAATTCGTCGTGATATTCATCAACATCCAGAGGTGTCTGAACGTGAATTTAATACGACAGAATTTCTGAAAAATCATATTTCCAATCTTGGAATTCGCATTGTTGAAACAGGTTTAAAAACAGGATTTATTGCCGAAATTGGCCAAGGTGAGCCAATTATTGCGCTTCGAGCTGATATTGATGCTCTGCCGATTCGAGAAGCCAATACGTTTGATTACGCAAGTAAAAACGGTGCAATGCATGCGTGTGGACACGACTTTCACCAAACAAGTTTACTGGGAGCAGCTGAATTATTAAAGGCAAAAGAAGCTGAGCTTAAGGGAACCATCCGCTTGATTTTCCAGCCAGCTGAGGAAGTGGGGACTGGTGCTGATGCGGTGATTGAAGCAGGTGGTATTGAAGGAGTGTCTGCAATTATAGGCTACCATAATAACCCTCATCTTAAACCGGGGCAAATTGGCTTGCGCTCTAAAGCAATTATGGCTGCGGTTGAAAAATTTAAGGTTACGGTAACTGGTGTTAGCGGTCACGCTGCGCGTCCAGATTTTGGCATTGATACAATTTTGACCATTACGACCATTGTAAATAATTTGCAGGCGATTATCAGTCGAACGGTTTCGCCATTTGATGCGGCAGTGTTATCGGTGACACATATTGATGCTGGGACGACATGGAATGTTTTGCCGGATTCAGGCTATTTTGAAGGGACGATTCGATCATTTACGCCAGAAAATCGTCAGCATTTGCGTGAGCGATTTACCAAAATTGTGAAAAATACAGCCGAGCAATTTGGCGCACAAGTCACTATCGAGTGGGGAAAAACACCAACGGTGACTTATAACGACGAGACGTTGACCCCGCTTATTTTTGAGCATTCAAAACAGTTTGCGGAAGTTTTAGAAGTTGCTCCATTAACAGGAGGAGAAGACTTTGCGACCTACCAAGAACATATTCCAGGCGTTTTTGCCTTGATTGGCAGCAACGGTGATGACAATGCAGCAGATTTACATCATGATACCTTTACTGTAAAAGATGAAGCCCTACCAACAGCTGTTAATTATTATGTACAAAATGCTCTGTATCTACTAGACTATTACCGTTCTAAAAAGGATTAG
- a CDS encoding type 2 periplasmic-binding domain-containing protein, with product MGKVLLELAVLLIFDKISVETIIKQKNLDLTSIELNTDDNPDNYIIFSSDSQYLQTAFNKVVKKLYNNGTLDKLSQKYLGGSYLPEASALEVNK from the coding sequence ATGGGAAAAGTTTTATTGGAATTGGCAGTTTTATTGATTTTTGATAAAATCTCAGTTGAAACGATTATTAAACAAAAGAATCTGGATTTGACGAGTATTGAGCTGAATACAGATGATAATCCGGATAACTACATTATCTTTTCAAGTGATAGCCAATATCTACAAACAGCTTTTAATAAAGTTGTGAAGAAATTGTATAACAATGGGACTCTGGACAAATTGAGTCAAAAATATTTAGGTGGTAGCTATTTACCAGAAGCATCAGCATTAGAGGTGAACAAATGA
- a CDS encoding gamma-glutamyl-gamma-aminobutyrate hydrolase family protein, which produces MKQVIVGITGNIKEMPAMSGMYFDAVSRHLSDGVKVAGGVPIIIPVGTPDLAKTYISMIDKLVLSGGQNVTPEFYGEEKEVDSDDYSLERDEFEFALVKEAIRQNKPIFAVCRGMQLLNVALGGTLNQKVDNHWQDDISGTSHKVEILPNSRVSHLVKSGSWINSFHHQSVKDLAPNLIATARDVRDGTIEAYESKHGAPILGIQWHPELLLEKSESRLLFNYLVKTL; this is translated from the coding sequence ATGAAACAAGTCATTGTTGGGATTACAGGAAATATCAAAGAAATGCCAGCTATGTCAGGAATGTATTTTGATGCGGTTTCTCGTCATTTATCAGATGGTGTTAAGGTAGCTGGAGGGGTTCCAATTATCATTCCTGTGGGAACACCAGACCTTGCTAAAACCTATATCAGTATGATTGATAAATTAGTTTTATCAGGTGGACAAAATGTTACGCCAGAATTTTACGGTGAAGAAAAAGAAGTTGATAGTGACGATTACAGCTTAGAACGTGATGAATTTGAATTTGCTTTGGTGAAAGAAGCCATTCGTCAAAATAAACCGATTTTTGCAGTCTGCCGTGGTATGCAATTGCTTAATGTTGCTTTGGGTGGCACACTTAATCAAAAGGTTGATAATCATTGGCAAGATGATATTTCGGGTACATCTCATAAAGTGGAAATTTTGCCGAATAGTCGCGTTAGCCATTTGGTGAAGTCAGGTTCATGGATTAATTCGTTTCATCATCAAAGTGTCAAAGATTTGGCACCTAATTTGATTGCGACAGCGCGTGATGTTCGTGACGGGACAATCGAAGCTTATGAAAGTAAACATGGTGCGCCAATTTTGGGAATTCAATGGCACCCAGAACTTCTTCTAGAAAAAAGTGAAAGTCGTTTGCTGTTCAATTATTTGGTAAAAACATTATAA
- a CDS encoding MetQ/NlpA family ABC transporter substrate-binding protein, whose translation MKLKKLFGLASVALASTVLLAACGGSSDSSSSDDKTLKVGVMTLDDATEPLWDKVEELAEEKGVKIELVEFTDYNQPNEALQNGEIDVNAFQHKYFLSNWNSENDGTLVEVADTLLSPIRLFSGTDSDGDAKYTDVSDIPDKGTISIPNDASNESRALYLIQSAGLIELDVSGDELATIKNISSNPKNLDIKEVDAAQTASTLTSVDAAVINNSYAQSADVDYDTTLYKEAVDENSNQWINVIAAQKGWKKSDKADAIKTLVSVYQTNEVGKIIEEASDGADIPAWDGATPSSSSSDDD comes from the coding sequence ATGAAATTGAAAAAATTATTTGGATTAGCTAGTGTAGCTTTGGCGTCAACTGTTTTGTTGGCAGCGTGTGGAGGTTCTTCAGATTCATCATCTTCTGATGATAAAACACTTAAAGTTGGTGTCATGACTTTAGATGATGCAACAGAACCACTTTGGGATAAAGTTGAAGAATTGGCAGAAGAAAAAGGTGTTAAGATTGAACTTGTTGAATTTACAGACTATAATCAACCAAACGAAGCCCTTCAAAATGGCGAAATTGATGTCAATGCTTTTCAACACAAATATTTCTTGAGCAACTGGAATTCTGAAAATGATGGAACTTTGGTAGAAGTTGCTGATACGCTTCTTAGCCCAATTCGTCTCTTCTCAGGAACTGACAGCGACGGCGATGCAAAATACACTGACGTTAGTGATATTCCAGATAAAGGGACTATTTCAATTCCTAATGATGCTTCAAATGAAAGCCGTGCCCTCTACCTAATTCAATCTGCAGGTTTGATTGAATTAGACGTTTCTGGTGATGAATTGGCTACAATTAAAAACATTTCATCAAATCCGAAAAACTTAGATATTAAAGAAGTTGATGCTGCTCAAACTGCTTCTACATTGACATCAGTTGACGCTGCAGTTATTAACAACTCTTATGCACAATCTGCTGATGTTGACTATGACACAACACTCTACAAAGAAGCTGTTGATGAAAACTCAAATCAATGGATTAACGTTATTGCAGCCCAAAAAGGTTGGAAAAAATCAGACAAAGCTGATGCTATCAAGACTTTAGTTTCTGTTTACCAAACAAACGAAGTCGGAAAAATCATCGAAGAAGCTTCAGATGGTGCTGATATTCCTGCATGGGATGGCGCAACACCATCTTCATCATCTTCTGATGACGATTAA
- a CDS encoding amino acid ABC transporter substrate-binding protein, translating into MTLMKKILGVTGVALASTTFLAACSSSSSSSSSSSGKEEVVFATVGTTAPFSYEEDGELTGYDIEVAKAVFKDSDKYEVTFKKTEWSSIFTGLDSGKYQMGGNNISYTEERSAKYLFSYPIGSTPSVLVVPNDSDITSYDDIGGHSTQVVQGTTTAAQLEEYNEENADNTVDINYTNENITQILTNLNDGKYDFKIFDAPTVNSVIKNQSLDNLKTIDLESEEQPYIYFIFGQDQEDLQEFVNKRLKELQEDGTLTELAAKYLGGDYIPSANDLKVPTSD; encoded by the coding sequence ATGACATTAATGAAAAAAATCCTTGGTGTAACAGGTGTTGCACTAGCCTCTACAACCTTTTTAGCAGCTTGTTCATCAAGCTCATCTTCATCATCTAGTTCTTCAGGAAAGGAAGAAGTTGTCTTTGCAACAGTTGGAACAACGGCTCCATTTTCATATGAAGAAGACGGTGAATTGACAGGTTATGATATTGAAGTCGCAAAAGCAGTCTTTAAAGATTCAGATAAATACGAAGTAACATTCAAAAAAACAGAGTGGTCTTCAATCTTTACTGGACTTGATTCAGGAAAATATCAAATGGGTGGTAATAACATCAGCTATACTGAAGAACGCTCAGCAAAATACCTTTTCTCATATCCTATCGGTTCAACACCGTCAGTACTTGTCGTGCCAAATGACAGTGATATAACATCTTACGATGATATCGGTGGTCATTCAACACAAGTTGTTCAAGGAACGACAACCGCTGCTCAATTGGAAGAATATAATGAAGAAAATGCAGATAATACTGTTGACATCAATTATACAAATGAAAACATCACTCAAATCTTGACAAATTTAAATGATGGCAAATATGATTTCAAGATTTTTGATGCCCCAACTGTTAATTCTGTCATTAAGAATCAAAGTTTGGATAATTTGAAAACCATTGATTTGGAATCAGAAGAGCAACCATACATCTATTTCATCTTTGGACAAGACCAAGAAGATTTACAAGAATTTGTTAATAAACGTTTGAAAGAATTGCAAGAAGACGGTACATTGACAGAACTTGCTGCAAAATACCTTGGTGGAGATTACATACCTTCTGCCAATGATTTGAAAGTTCCAACATCAGATTAA
- a CDS encoding M20/M25/M40 family metallo-hydrolase, with protein sequence MVVSDSNQLQKFGNDDIAQYYFEILRQLIAKKSIFAQQIGLAEVANYLGDIFTEAGAEVTIDDTCTAPFVLARFKSNRPDAQTIIFYNHYDTVPADDDQPWSSNPFELTVRDGYMYGRGVDDDKGHITARLTAVQKYRREFGDFPVNIIFIMEGSEESASVGLETYLEKYADELRGADLLVWEQGISNAKGQIEISGGTKGIVTFDMIVDSAKVDIHSKFGAVIESASWYLINAIASLRDETGRILVDGIYDQVIEPSERELSLILEHANLDADNLKTLYGLNLPMLTRDKEKLVRTLFFEPAITIEGISTGYQGQGVKTILPAKAQAKMEVRLVPGLVPRDVLQKIEQHLQQYGFEQVELVYTLGEKAYRSDMSAPAILNVIEIAKVFSPNGVSVLPTTAGTGPMHQFFEALEVPIASFGIGNPDSRDHAGDENVNLADYYTHIEMIEELIKSYDKTDY encoded by the coding sequence ATGGTAGTAAGTGATAGTAATCAGTTGCAGAAGTTTGGAAATGATGACATTGCTCAATATTATTTTGAGATTTTACGTCAGTTAATTGCTAAAAAATCGATTTTTGCACAGCAAATTGGGTTAGCAGAAGTAGCAAATTATCTAGGCGATATTTTCACTGAAGCTGGTGCTGAGGTGACGATTGACGATACTTGTACGGCTCCGTTTGTTTTAGCACGTTTTAAGAGCAATAGACCTGATGCTCAGACGATTATTTTTTACAACCATTATGATACTGTGCCAGCTGATGATGACCAGCCTTGGTCGTCAAATCCGTTTGAATTAACCGTCCGTGATGGCTACATGTATGGACGTGGTGTTGATGACGATAAAGGGCATATCACAGCACGCTTGACAGCCGTTCAGAAGTATCGCCGTGAGTTTGGAGATTTTCCAGTTAACATTATATTTATTATGGAAGGTTCGGAAGAATCAGCTTCTGTGGGTCTTGAAACCTATCTTGAAAAATACGCTGATGAGCTCCGTGGCGCGGATTTATTGGTGTGGGAGCAAGGTATTTCAAATGCCAAAGGTCAGATTGAAATTTCTGGTGGAACAAAAGGTATTGTCACCTTTGATATGATTGTTGATTCTGCTAAGGTTGATATTCATTCGAAATTTGGTGCGGTCATTGAGTCAGCATCATGGTATTTGATTAATGCAATTGCTAGCCTTCGTGATGAAACTGGTCGCATTTTGGTTGACGGGATTTATGACCAAGTCATTGAGCCAAGTGAGCGTGAGTTGTCACTTATACTAGAACATGCCAATCTTGATGCTGATAACCTAAAAACACTATATGGTTTGAATTTGCCGATGTTGACAAGGGATAAGGAAAAGTTAGTTCGAACGCTTTTCTTTGAACCAGCTATCACGATTGAAGGAATTTCAACAGGATATCAAGGGCAAGGTGTCAAAACAATTCTACCAGCTAAAGCTCAGGCTAAAATGGAAGTTCGTTTGGTTCCTGGGCTTGTGCCAAGAGATGTTCTTCAGAAGATTGAACAACATTTGCAACAATATGGCTTTGAGCAGGTGGAGTTGGTTTACACATTGGGTGAAAAGGCTTATCGTAGTGACATGTCTGCCCCAGCTATTCTCAATGTGATTGAGATTGCAAAGGTATTTTCACCAAATGGTGTTTCAGTTTTACCTACGACTGCTGGTACTGGACCAATGCACCAATTCTTTGAAGCATTAGAAGTTCCGATTGCTTCTTTTGGTATTGGCAATCCAGATAGCCGTGACCATGCTGGAGATGAAAATGTTAATTTGGCGGATTATTACACCCACATTGAAATGATTGAGGAGTTGATTAAGAGTTATGACAAAACCGATTATTAA